The following proteins are co-located in the Haemorhous mexicanus isolate bHaeMex1 chromosome 30, bHaeMex1.pri, whole genome shotgun sequence genome:
- the SNRNP27 gene encoding U4/U6.U5 small nuclear ribonucleoprotein 27 kDa protein isoform X1, which produces MGRSRSRSPPRRERRRSRSTSRDRDRRRRERSRSRDRDRRRSRSRSPHRRRSRSPRRHRSSSSSPARPKERRDEEKKELKDSKKERQITEEDLQGKTEEEIEMMKMMGFASFDTTKAIHEQKRRIQQAPGFHRLTLAQAPTTEGFLFPALSWVAPVLDSSGIWVTPNKSHTQSHHEFCFPDICLFGFFTTKVSFWLGFCCVLPGFGLFPC; this is translated from the exons ATGGGCCGCAGCCGCTCCCGGTCACCGCCGCGGCGGG AGCGGCGGCGCTCGCGTTCCACCtcccgggacagggacaggcggcggcgggagcgatCGCGGtcccgggacagggacaggaggaggagccGCTCCCGCTCCCCGCACCGGAGACGATCCAG GTCCCCGCGCCGGCACCGCTCCAGCTCCTCGTCACCAGCACGGCCCAAGGAGCGCCGGGATGAGGAGAAGAAGGAGCTCAAGGACTCCAAGAAGGAGCGGCAGATCACAG AGGAGGATTTGCAGGGCAAGACAGAGGAGGAGATCgagatgatgaagatgatgggTTTTGCCTCCTTTGATACCACCAAG GCAATACatgaacagaaaaggaggattCAACAGGCCCCTGGATTTCATCGCCTGACGCTGGCACAGGCTCCCACCACGGAAGGATTTCTCTTCCCTGCACTCTCCTGGGTGGCTCCCGTGCTGGATTCCAGTGGAATTTGGGTTACTCCCAACAAATCCCACACCCAGAGCCACCATGAATTCTGTTTCCCagatatttgtttgtttggtttttttacaacAAAGGTCAGTTTCTGGCTGGGATTTTGCTGTGTTCTccctggttttggtttgtttcccTGTTAA
- the MXD1 gene encoding max dimerization protein 1 isoform X1, with the protein MAAPPRLGIQMLLEAAEFLERREREAEHGYASLWPSGKDGEAPRRRAKARRSGGGGRSTHNEMEKNRRAQLRLCLERLKGLVPLGAAAGRHTTLSLLTRARLHIQKLEDQERRALHQIEQLQREQRHLQRQLEKLGMERVRIDSIGSSLSSERSDSDQGESPPRGAARGGPGPAGAPTLPVAPAEEMDVDVESTDDLPADLDWSSSSPSDSDERGSLQSLGSDEGYSSSGGTRAKLAGSRKLPVGV; encoded by the exons ATGGCCGCCCCCCCGCGCCTCGGCATCCAGATGCTGCTGGAGGCCGCCGAGTTCCTGGAGCGGCGGGAGCGAG AAGCCGAGCACGGTTACGCCTCGCTGTGGCCCAGCGGGAAGGACGGCGAGGCCCCGCGGCGCCGCGCCAAGGCCCGgaggagcggcggcggcggcag gtCGACACACAATGAGATGGAAAAGAACAG GCGTGCCCAGCTGCGGCTGTgcctggagaggctgaaggggctggtgcctctgggggcggcggccgggcggcACACCACGCTCAGCCTCCTCACCAGGGCCCGCCTCCACATCCAG AAGCTGGAGGACCAGGAGCGCCGTGCCCTGCACCAGAtcgagcagctgcagcgggagcaGCGGCACCTGCAGCGgcagctggagaagctgggCATGGAGCGGGTCAGGATAGACAGCATcggctccagcctctcctccgAGCGCTCCGACTCGGACCAAGGTGAGAGCCCGCCCCGGGGCGCGGCCCGAGGCGGGCCTGGCCCTGCCGGAGCCCCAACCCTTCCCGTTGCCCCGGCAGAAGAGATGGACGTGGATGTGGAGAGCACGGACGACCTCCCGGCCGACCTggactggagcagcagcagccccagcgaCTCGGACGAGCGCggcagcctgcagagcctgggcagcGACGAGGGCTACTCCAGCTCCGGCGGGACCAGGGCCAAGCTGGCCGGCAGCAGGAAGCTTCCCGTGGGCGTTTAG
- the SFTPB gene encoding pulmonary surfactant-associated protein B, giving the protein MALALPLLLALLGTTPGLGAPGGGCGVPPSAWCQDWVTALRCGALGRCPHLSQGPPDAVRDPSNEDTCALCQQLFDRLRRISNQSAVEEPQVCAELCPGEPGAAPALEGPGTPLQGSGLSPRALPLPLPLCWLCRSLVARAEAAVPVGSVAAAVAGLCRALPLPVAGACQCLAERYAALALEGLLGRLGPRLLCRLFLACRSGDSGDSGDSGDSQHAGTLPPPWVLEAIVVRLAECVREEDPKGVPVPALSLSLGPCALGPIFWCSGPEAARRCQAVQHCQEHVWL; this is encoded by the exons ATGGCCCTGGCGCTGCCGCTGCTCCTCGCTCTGCTCGGGACCACCCCAG GTTTGGGGGCGCCgggggggggctgtggggtgcccCCCTCTGCCTGGTGCCAGGACTGGGTGACGGCGCTGCGCTGCGGGGCCCTGGGGCGCTGCCCCCACCTCAGCCAGGGACCCCCCGACGCGGTGAGAGACCCCTCCAATGAG gacacctgtgccctgtgccagcagctctttgACCGCCTCCGCCGAATCTCCAACCAATCGGCCGTGGAG GAGCCCCAGGTCTGTGCCGAGCTGTGTCCCGGGGAGCCCGGGGCCGCGCCCGCCCTTGAGGGGCCTGGCACCCCCCTGCAG GGCTCCGGGCTGTCCCCGCgggcgctgccgctgccgctgccgctgtgctggctgtgtcgCTCGCTGGTGGCGCGGGCCGAGGCCGCTGTCCCCGTGGGCTcggtggcggcggcggtggCCGGGCTGTGCCGGGCGCTGCCGCTGCCGGTGGCCGGGGCCTGCCAGTGCCTGGCCGAGCGTTACGCGGCGCTGGCGCTCGAGGGGCTGCTGGGCCGCCTGGGGCCGCGCCTGCTCTGCCGCCTGTTCCTGGCCTGCcgcagcggggacagcggggacagcggggacagcggggacagccaGCACGCGGGGACGCTGCCACCGCCCTGGGTGCTGGAGGCCATCGTGGTGCGGCTGGCCGAGTGTGTcagggaggag gaccccaaaggtgtccctgtccctgcgctgtccctgtccctgggcccctgtgccctgggccCCATCTTCTGGTGCTCGGGCCCGGAGGCCGCGCGGCGCTGCCAG GCcgtgcagcactgccaggagcacGTCTGGCTGTAG
- the SNRNP27 gene encoding U4/U6.U5 small nuclear ribonucleoprotein 27 kDa protein isoform X2 codes for MGRSRSRSPPRRERRRSRSTSRDRDRRRRERSRSRDRDRRRSRSRSPHRRRSRSPRRHRSSSSSPARPKERRDEEKKELKDSKKERQITEEDLQGKTEEEIEMMKMMGFASFDTTKGKKVDGAANAYAINVSQKRKYRQYMNRKGGFNRPLDFIA; via the exons ATGGGCCGCAGCCGCTCCCGGTCACCGCCGCGGCGGG AGCGGCGGCGCTCGCGTTCCACCtcccgggacagggacaggcggcggcgggagcgatCGCGGtcccgggacagggacaggaggaggagccGCTCCCGCTCCCCGCACCGGAGACGATCCAG GTCCCCGCGCCGGCACCGCTCCAGCTCCTCGTCACCAGCACGGCCCAAGGAGCGCCGGGATGAGGAGAAGAAGGAGCTCAAGGACTCCAAGAAGGAGCGGCAGATCACAG AGGAGGATTTGCAGGGCAAGACAGAGGAGGAGATCgagatgatgaagatgatgggTTTTGCCTCCTTTGATACCACCAAG GGGAAGAAGGTGGATGGTGCTGCCAATGCCTATGCCATCAACGTGTCCCAGAAGAGGAAGTACAG GCAATACatgaacagaaaaggaggattCAACAGGCCCCTGGATTTCATCGCCTGA
- the MXD1 gene encoding max dimerization protein 1 isoform X3, with amino-acid sequence MAAPPRLGIQMLLEAAEFLERREREAEHGYASLWPSGKDGEAPRRRAKARRSGGGGRSTHNEMEKNRRAQLRLCLERLKGLVPLGAAAGRHTTLSLLTRARLHIQKLEDQERRALHQIEQLQREQRHLQRQLEKLGMERVRIDSIGSSLSSERSDSDQEMDVDVESTDDLPADLDWSSSSPSDSDERGSLQSLGSDEGYSSSGGTRAKLAGSRKLPVGV; translated from the exons ATGGCCGCCCCCCCGCGCCTCGGCATCCAGATGCTGCTGGAGGCCGCCGAGTTCCTGGAGCGGCGGGAGCGAG AAGCCGAGCACGGTTACGCCTCGCTGTGGCCCAGCGGGAAGGACGGCGAGGCCCCGCGGCGCCGCGCCAAGGCCCGgaggagcggcggcggcggcag gtCGACACACAATGAGATGGAAAAGAACAG GCGTGCCCAGCTGCGGCTGTgcctggagaggctgaaggggctggtgcctctgggggcggcggccgggcggcACACCACGCTCAGCCTCCTCACCAGGGCCCGCCTCCACATCCAG AAGCTGGAGGACCAGGAGCGCCGTGCCCTGCACCAGAtcgagcagctgcagcgggagcaGCGGCACCTGCAGCGgcagctggagaagctgggCATGGAGCGGGTCAGGATAGACAGCATcggctccagcctctcctccgAGCGCTCCGACTCGGACCAAG AGATGGACGTGGATGTGGAGAGCACGGACGACCTCCCGGCCGACCTggactggagcagcagcagccccagcgaCTCGGACGAGCGCggcagcctgcagagcctgggcagcGACGAGGGCTACTCCAGCTCCGGCGGGACCAGGGCCAAGCTGGCCGGCAGCAGGAAGCTTCCCGTGGGCGTTTAG
- the MXD1 gene encoding max dimerization protein 1 isoform X2 has product MAAPPRLGIQMLLEAAEFLERREREAEHGYASLWPSGKDGEAPRRRAKARRSGGGGRSTHNEMEKNRRAQLRLCLERLKGLVPLGAAAGRHTTLSLLTRARLHIQKLEDQERRALHQIEQLQREQRHLQRQLEKLGMERVRIDSIGSSLSSERSDSDQEEMDVDVESTDDLPADLDWSSSSPSDSDERGSLQSLGSDEGYSSSGGTRAKLAGSRKLPVGV; this is encoded by the exons ATGGCCGCCCCCCCGCGCCTCGGCATCCAGATGCTGCTGGAGGCCGCCGAGTTCCTGGAGCGGCGGGAGCGAG AAGCCGAGCACGGTTACGCCTCGCTGTGGCCCAGCGGGAAGGACGGCGAGGCCCCGCGGCGCCGCGCCAAGGCCCGgaggagcggcggcggcggcag gtCGACACACAATGAGATGGAAAAGAACAG GCGTGCCCAGCTGCGGCTGTgcctggagaggctgaaggggctggtgcctctgggggcggcggccgggcggcACACCACGCTCAGCCTCCTCACCAGGGCCCGCCTCCACATCCAG AAGCTGGAGGACCAGGAGCGCCGTGCCCTGCACCAGAtcgagcagctgcagcgggagcaGCGGCACCTGCAGCGgcagctggagaagctgggCATGGAGCGGGTCAGGATAGACAGCATcggctccagcctctcctccgAGCGCTCCGACTCGGACCAAG AAGAGATGGACGTGGATGTGGAGAGCACGGACGACCTCCCGGCCGACCTggactggagcagcagcagccccagcgaCTCGGACGAGCGCggcagcctgcagagcctgggcagcGACGAGGGCTACTCCAGCTCCGGCGGGACCAGGGCCAAGCTGGCCGGCAGCAGGAAGCTTCCCGTGGGCGTTTAG
- the MXD1 gene encoding max dimerization protein 1 isoform X4 has protein sequence MAAPPRLGIQMLLEAAEFLERREREAEHGYASLWPSGKDGEAPRRRAKARRSGGGGRSTHNEMEKNRRAQLRLCLERLKGLVPLGAAAGRHTTLSLLTRARLHIQLEDQERRALHQIEQLQREQRHLQRQLEKLGMERVRIDSIGSSLSSERSDSDQEEMDVDVESTDDLPADLDWSSSSPSDSDERGSLQSLGSDEGYSSSGGTRAKLAGSRKLPVGV, from the exons ATGGCCGCCCCCCCGCGCCTCGGCATCCAGATGCTGCTGGAGGCCGCCGAGTTCCTGGAGCGGCGGGAGCGAG AAGCCGAGCACGGTTACGCCTCGCTGTGGCCCAGCGGGAAGGACGGCGAGGCCCCGCGGCGCCGCGCCAAGGCCCGgaggagcggcggcggcggcag gtCGACACACAATGAGATGGAAAAGAACAG GCGTGCCCAGCTGCGGCTGTgcctggagaggctgaaggggctggtgcctctgggggcggcggccgggcggcACACCACGCTCAGCCTCCTCACCAGGGCCCGCCTCCACATCCAG CTGGAGGACCAGGAGCGCCGTGCCCTGCACCAGAtcgagcagctgcagcgggagcaGCGGCACCTGCAGCGgcagctggagaagctgggCATGGAGCGGGTCAGGATAGACAGCATcggctccagcctctcctccgAGCGCTCCGACTCGGACCAAG AAGAGATGGACGTGGATGTGGAGAGCACGGACGACCTCCCGGCCGACCTggactggagcagcagcagccccagcgaCTCGGACGAGCGCggcagcctgcagagcctgggcagcGACGAGGGCTACTCCAGCTCCGGCGGGACCAGGGCCAAGCTGGCCGGCAGCAGGAAGCTTCCCGTGGGCGTTTAG
- the ADD2 gene encoding beta-adducin, protein MSTAASPEPLPEPPAPGPRCPPPEDPEFLRARSGAGDLRQDFNLMEQKKRVTMILQSPSFREELESLIQEQMKKGNNSSHVWALRQIADFMATTSPATLPTSPMGLASVTPINDLHGTEGPALAKGERLMRCKVGSIHRLLDLYGWAQLGHAAVTLRVSKEQEHFLVAPQGLACSEVTAASLVKVNVLGAVVEQGSTGFAPDARSFSLHAAIYAARPDIRCIVRLHTPAAAAVSAMRCGLLPISRAALLLGDVAYFDFRGEVEDEADRVELQKCLGPTCKILVLRNHGVLALGDTAEEAFYSIFHLQAACEVQVSALASAGGAENLIVLERGAQQQRGPQGLSAVRRAGATFGPLHKSRLGEHEFEALMRMLDNLGYRTGYTYRYPFVQEKSKPKSDVLIPATVTAFVFEEEPAGPPALRQHAHKQQKEKTRWLNTPNTYTRVSLAEEAQGSQRTKTTWLRADEVEKGSSGTPIRIENPNQFVPLYTDPQEVLEMRNKIREQNRQDVKSAGPQSQLLASVIAETSRSPSTESHLGDAEAKEGGEEAPPEPEPPNPFSQLTDQELEEYKQEVERKKRLQGEKDAAAEESGAPPPEPPPPEPPAPAEPTEGDKKADGGRAPPDSTAKKEPPAVVNGKDEEQSTEENLGKGGTDRTTTNADQDAPKEKETVTSNPVSPDGSPSKSPSKKKKKFRTPSFLKKGKKKEKIES, encoded by the exons ATGAGCACGGCCGCCAGCCCCGAGCCCCTGCCCGAGCCCCCCGCCCCCGGGCCGCGCTGTCCCCCCCCGGAGGACCCCGAGTTCCtgcgggcgcggagcggggccggggacCTGCGCCAGGACTTCAACCTGATGGAGCAGAAGAAGCGGGTGACAATGATCCTGCAGAGCCCG TCCTTccgggaggagctggagagcctGATCCAGGAGCAGATGAAGAAGGGGAACAACTCGTCACACGTGTGGGCGCTGCGGCAGATCGCCGACTTCATGGCCACCACGTCCCCTGCCACCCTGCCCACCTCCCCCATGG GGCTGGCGTCGGTCACCCCCATCAATGACCTGCACGGGACAGAGGGGCCAGCCCTGGCCAAGGGCGAGCGGCTGATGCGCTGCAAGGTGGGCAGCATCCACCGGCTGCTGGACCTGTAcggctgggcacagctgggacacgctgctgtcACC CTGCGAGTcagcaaggagcaggagcactTCTTGGTGGCCCCGCAGGGGCTGGCGTGCAGCGAGGTGACAGCGGCCAGCCTG gTGAAGGTGAACGTGCTGGGGGCCgtggtggagcagggcagcaccgGCTTCGCCCCCGACGCTCGCAGCTTCAGCCTGCACGCTGCGATCTACGCGGCGCGCCCCGACATCCGCTGCATCGTGCGGCTGCACACCCCGGCCGCGGCCGCC GTGTCGGCCATGCGCTGCGGGCTCCTGCCCATCTCCCGCGCCGCGCTCCTCCTGGGGGATGTCGCCTACTTCGACTTCCGCGGGGAGGTGGAGGACGAGGCCGACCGCGTGGAGCTCCAGAAGTGCCTCGGGCCCACCTGCAag ATCCTGGTGCTGCGGAACCACGGCGTGCTGGCGCTGGGGGACACGGCCGAGGAGGCTTTTTACAGCATCTTCCACCTGCAGGCGGCCTGCGAGGTGCAG GTGTCGGCGCTGGCGAGCGCGGGCGGCGCGGAGAACCTGATCGTGCTGGAGCGGGGGGCGCAGCAGCAGCGCGGCCCGCAGGGGCTGAGCGCCGTGCGCCGCGCCGGAGCCACCTTCGGGCCCCTGCACAAGAGCCGCCTGGGCGAGCACGAGTTCGAGGCGCTCATGAGGATGCTGGACAACCTG GGCTACCGCACGGGCTACACGTACCGCTACCCCTTCGTGCAGGAGAAGAGCAAGCCCAAGAGCGACGTGCTGATCCCCGCCACCGTCACGGCCTTCGTGTTCGAGGAGGAGCCCGCCGGGCCGCCCGCCCTGCGCCAGCACGCCCacaagcagcagaaggagaagaCCCGGTGGCTCAACACCCCCAACACCTACACCAGGGTCAGCCTGGCCGAGGAGGcgcagggcagccagaggacaaAGACCACG TGGCTGCGGGCAGACGAGGTggagaagggcagcagtgggacCCCCATCCGCATCGAGAACCCCAACCAGTTCGTGCCGCTCTACACGGACCcgcaggaggtgctggagatgCGCAACaag ATCCGCGAGCAGAACCGCCAGGACGTGAAGTCAGCCGGGCCGCAGTCACAGCTGCTGGCCAGCGTCATCGCCGAGACCAGCCGCAGCCCT TCCACCGAGAGCCACCTGGGGGACGCAGAGGCCAAGGAGGGCGGGGAGGAGGCTCCCCCCGAGCCAGAGCCCCCCAACCCCTTCAGCCAGCTCACggaccaggagctggaggagtaCAAGCAGGAGGTGGAGAGGAAGAAGCGTCTGCAGG GCGAGAAGGACGCGGCAGCAGAGGAGAGCGGGGCTccccccccagagccaccccctCCGGAGCCCCCGGCGCCCGCGGAGCCCACCGAGG GTGATAAGAAGGCCGATGGTGGCCGAGCCCCCCCTGATTCCACTGCCAAGAAGGAGCCACCGGCCGTGGTGAACGGGAAGGATGAGGAGCAAAGCACCGAGGAAAACCTTGGAAAGGGGGGGACAGACCGGACAACCACCAACGCCGACCAGGACGCCCCCAAGGAGAAGGAGACAGTGACCAGCAACCCCGTGTCCCCCGACGGTTCACCCTCCAAATCACCCtccaaaaagaagaagaaattccGGACCCCGTCTTTcctgaaaaaaggcaaaaagaaggaaaagatcGAGTCCTGA